In the genome of Methylophaga nitratireducenticrescens, one region contains:
- the lptC gene encoding LPS export ABC transporter periplasmic protein LptC, with protein MNAIFNLPNSLKLALLLVAGISLWLLLNKPEAAKTESLVQYSIDFGMTDFKMTVMDINGKPSRVITGETLYHYPENDRTEIFTPNTLFISPENNDWIIESDHAETQGEGENILLTGNVIITNKDRPEIQLLTEVLNLDTVNNTAYTDQPVTMKSPHGNTHSVGFHAALQEETINLHSRVRGQYNAPPVN; from the coding sequence TTGAACGCCATTTTTAATTTACCCAACTCTCTCAAGCTCGCTTTGTTGCTGGTTGCAGGGATCAGCTTGTGGCTGTTACTAAACAAGCCCGAAGCAGCTAAAACAGAATCTTTGGTGCAATACAGTATTGATTTTGGGATGACGGATTTCAAAATGACCGTCATGGATATCAATGGCAAACCTTCACGGGTGATTACTGGAGAAACGCTATATCACTATCCGGAGAATGATCGTACCGAAATTTTCACTCCGAACACCCTGTTTATCTCACCGGAAAATAATGATTGGATCATTGAGTCGGATCATGCCGAAACTCAGGGTGAAGGTGAGAACATTCTTCTGACCGGCAATGTTATTATTACCAATAAAGATCGACCGGAAATACAGTTATTAACTGAAGTTCTGAATCTGGATACTGTTAATAACACGGCCTATACCGATCAGCCGGTGACCATGAAATCACCACATGGCAATACTCATTCAGTGGGATTTCATGCCGCGTTACAAGAAGAAACTATTAATCTGCACTCCAGGGTGCGAGGACAATACAATGCGCCACCTGTTAATTAA
- the kdsC gene encoding 3-deoxy-manno-octulosonate-8-phosphatase KdsC, producing the protein MQDITARAKQIKLVIFDVDGVLTDGSIIIGDDGEEYKAFNSRDGHGMKLLQYTGVNIAIITGRTSRVVEHRMQSLGVNLVYQGQKVKLPAFEELLKTLKLKPEQCAYVGDDWVDLSIMSRVGLAIAVQDADAVVKKHAHWITPSMGGRGAARDVCELIMEGQGTLQDQIERHF; encoded by the coding sequence ATGCAAGATATAACGGCTCGTGCCAAACAAATTAAGCTGGTGATTTTTGATGTTGATGGTGTGTTGACTGATGGCAGTATCATCATTGGTGATGATGGTGAGGAGTATAAAGCCTTCAACTCTCGTGATGGACATGGCATGAAACTGCTGCAATACACCGGTGTCAATATTGCTATTATCACTGGACGTACTTCCAGAGTAGTTGAACATCGTATGCAAAGCCTTGGAGTTAACCTGGTTTACCAGGGACAAAAAGTAAAACTTCCAGCCTTTGAAGAGCTGTTAAAAACCCTTAAATTGAAGCCGGAGCAATGTGCTTATGTGGGTGATGATTGGGTGGATTTGTCTATCATGAGCAGAGTCGGTTTAGCGATTGCTGTTCAGGATGCTGATGCTGTAGTGAAAAAACATGCACATTGGATCACTCCGTCCATGGGTGGCAGAGGTGCTGCCCGTGATGTATGTGAATTAATCATGGAAGGACAGGGAACCCTGCAGGACCAAATTGAACGCCATTTTTAA
- the lptA gene encoding lipopolysaccharide transport periplasmic protein LptA, which translates to MRHLLINLLWGITIIPSIALALPSDREQPINIEADHAQLDDETGVTQYKGDAILTQGTLRIEGDVITFFYDENRELEKAIAEGNLATYEQVHKEGDKPVKAKALQMEYHASKQRIFLVGQGYVWQSGDEFRGNHIEYDIDRNIVIANSRPVEVDGQQQSSGRVHITIQPPEQREKKNRTSAKPEVETPPPSTEAPEQQSDLSYPTAVTQTTLNVRTGPGTQYERLGAFVENTEVIVLTRQPEWVQVRGMIGDKAIIGWVSARYLKMNPE; encoded by the coding sequence ATGCGCCACCTGTTAATTAATCTGCTTTGGGGAATCACAATCATCCCATCAATTGCCCTCGCCTTACCGAGTGATCGCGAGCAACCGATAAATATTGAAGCAGATCATGCGCAGCTCGATGATGAGACTGGCGTCACCCAATATAAAGGTGATGCCATACTGACACAGGGCACTTTACGTATCGAAGGTGATGTCATTACTTTTTTTTATGACGAAAACCGCGAACTGGAAAAAGCCATTGCTGAAGGCAACCTTGCCACTTATGAACAAGTTCATAAAGAAGGTGATAAACCGGTCAAAGCGAAAGCCTTGCAGATGGAATACCATGCCAGCAAACAACGTATCTTTCTGGTCGGCCAGGGCTATGTCTGGCAGTCAGGTGATGAATTCCGTGGTAATCATATCGAATACGATATCGACAGAAATATTGTTATTGCCAATTCAAGACCGGTCGAAGTTGATGGACAGCAACAGTCCAGTGGCCGCGTCCACATCACCATCCAGCCGCCCGAACAACGCGAAAAAAAGAACCGTACATCTGCAAAACCAGAGGTTGAAACACCTCCGCCATCAACTGAAGCGCCCGAACAGCAATCCGATTTGAGCTATCCCACCGCAGTGACTCAAACCACACTGAATGTCAGAACCGGCCCAGGTACGCAATATGAACGCCTTGGTGCTTTTGTCGAAAACACCGAAGTAATCGTGCTGACCCGTCAGCCGGAATGGGTACAAGTCAGAGGTATGATTGGCGATAAAGCTATTATTGGTTGGGTTAGCGCACGCTATTTGAAGATGAATCCTGAATAA
- a CDS encoding glycosyltransferase family 4 protein: MKLVIVTDAWEPQVNGVVRTLGKTREHLQEMGYEVIMLSPLDFKTIPCPSYPSIRLALMPYRKLAIMLDNLQADAVHIATEGPLGMAARRWCLRNNIRFTTSFHTQFPEYLRLRLPVPLSWSYAWLRRFHRPAVRTLVPTISQQQRLQQYGFQDVYVWGRGVDTDIFTTNNAKNYDLPRPVFINMGRVAVEKNIEAFLDLDLPGSKVVIGDGPDLDMLQKRYSDVLFTGAKFAEELAAYLAGGDVFVFPSKTDTFGLVILEAMACGLPVAAYPVTGPKDIIIKGETGELDWDLQKAALNALNLQKTDCIAYAHENSWHKCSEVFSGYMYNNYPETQVKTAQMLGQKSG, from the coding sequence ATGAAACTGGTTATCGTTACAGATGCCTGGGAGCCTCAGGTCAACGGGGTTGTGCGAACTCTGGGGAAAACCCGCGAGCATCTTCAGGAAATGGGCTATGAAGTCATCATGCTCAGTCCACTAGATTTTAAAACCATTCCCTGTCCGAGTTACCCCTCTATTCGGCTGGCCTTGATGCCATATCGAAAACTGGCAATTATGCTCGACAATCTGCAAGCAGACGCCGTACATATTGCTACTGAAGGTCCTTTAGGCATGGCAGCCAGACGTTGGTGCCTGCGGAATAACATTCGCTTTACGACTTCATTTCATACTCAGTTTCCCGAATATTTACGTCTGCGTTTACCGGTACCGCTTAGTTGGAGCTATGCCTGGCTGCGACGTTTTCATCGTCCGGCGGTGAGAACTCTGGTGCCCACCATTTCACAACAACAACGCTTGCAGCAATATGGTTTTCAGGATGTGTACGTGTGGGGACGTGGTGTCGATACCGATATATTCACTACAAATAATGCCAAAAATTATGACTTACCCCGCCCGGTTTTTATCAATATGGGCCGGGTTGCTGTTGAAAAGAACATTGAAGCCTTTCTGGATTTGGATTTACCCGGCAGTAAAGTAGTGATTGGCGATGGGCCTGATTTAGACATGCTGCAAAAACGTTACTCTGATGTGCTGTTTACCGGTGCTAAATTTGCTGAAGAACTCGCGGCCTATCTGGCTGGCGGTGATGTCTTTGTATTTCCAAGTAAGACTGATACTTTTGGCTTGGTGATTCTTGAAGCGATGGCGTGCGGATTGCCAGTTGCCGCTTATCCTGTGACCGGTCCGAAGGATATTATTATTAAAGGTGAAACCGGCGAGCTTGATTGGGATCTACAAAAAGCAGCGTTAAATGCGCTGAATCTGCAAAAAACCGATTGTATTGCTTATGCACACGAAAATAGCTGGCACAAATGTAGCGAAGTATTTTCCGGTTATATGTATAACAACTATCCAGAAACTCAGGTTAAAACTGCGCAAATGCTCGGCCAGAAAAGCGGATGA
- a CDS encoding UDP-2,3-diacylglucosamine diphosphatase, which produces MQTQLSHKQKLKVRTVFISDIHLGFRGCSAELLLNFLHNVECEYLYLVGDIIDVWEMKKRMYWPQEHNNVVRTLLGKAKHNTKVIFVPGNHDEILRDYDGAVFGNVQIHNEIIHTTADKRKLLIIHGDQFDSVVKISPMLAKIGSRLYEFLLRANRWVNYFRRKMGFSYWSLAAFLKHKVKNAVQYISNFEEAVAHEASKQEVDGVVCGHIHRAEITRIEDIDYYNCGDWVESCTALVEHPDGRMEIIPWAAVFNQQTLIAKAA; this is translated from the coding sequence ATGCAAACACAACTAAGTCACAAGCAAAAGCTGAAAGTTCGCACCGTGTTCATTTCGGATATCCATCTTGGCTTCCGAGGCTGCAGTGCCGAGCTCCTCCTTAACTTTTTACATAATGTGGAATGCGAATATCTTTATCTGGTCGGCGATATTATCGACGTCTGGGAAATGAAAAAGCGCATGTACTGGCCTCAGGAACACAATAACGTTGTCCGTACCCTGCTCGGCAAAGCCAAGCACAATACCAAGGTCATTTTCGTTCCCGGCAACCATGATGAGATTCTGCGTGATTATGATGGTGCCGTGTTCGGTAATGTGCAGATCCATAACGAAATCATTCATACCACCGCTGATAAACGTAAGTTGTTAATCATTCACGGCGATCAATTCGATAGCGTAGTGAAAATTTCGCCAATGCTGGCCAAAATCGGCAGCCGGCTCTACGAGTTTTTATTGCGTGCCAATCGCTGGGTGAATTACTTCCGCCGTAAGATGGGCTTCTCTTACTGGTCACTGGCAGCGTTTTTGAAACATAAAGTCAAAAATGCAGTGCAGTACATCAGTAATTTTGAAGAAGCTGTGGCACATGAGGCCTCTAAACAAGAGGTAGATGGGGTTGTCTGCGGACATATTCACCGTGCTGAAATCACCCGCATTGAAGACATCGATTACTACAATTGCGGCGATTGGGTAGAGAGTTGTACGGCTTTAGTGGAACACCCTGATGGCCGGATGGAAATCATTCCATGGGCAGCAGTATTTAATCAGCAAACATTGATTGCCAAAGCCGCTTGA
- a CDS encoding type II toxin-antitoxin system Phd/YefM family antitoxin, protein MKIVSFSEARNSLKTVLDGVVNDADTTIITRRDAEDAVVMSLDYFNGLMETVHLLRSPENVKHLNKSIEQFKAGKAKPRELMDD, encoded by the coding sequence ATGAAAATCGTCTCATTTTCTGAAGCCAGAAATAGCTTAAAAACCGTTCTTGATGGTGTGGTGAACGATGCAGATACCACCATCATCACCCGCCGTGATGCAGAAGATGCCGTGGTGATGTCGTTGGATTACTTCAACGGCCTGATGGAAACCGTGCATTTACTGCGCTCACCGGAGAACGTAAAACATCTGAATAAATCGATTGAACAATTCAAAGCTGGCAAGGCGAAACCGCGAGAGCTGATGGATGACTAA
- the lptB gene encoding LPS export ABC transporter ATP-binding protein, with protein sequence MSQLSAMSLAKQFGDRQVVKNISLEVNSGEIVGLLGPNGAGKTTSFYMIVGLIPVDHGSIFLNQQELTHEPIHTRAQLGIGYLPQEASVFRKLSVEDNLYAIIETRKNLSLIAKQQLLERLLEEFHIGHIRKSMGMALSGGERRRVEIARALAMDPKFILLDEPFAGVDPISVLDIQGIIKALAARGIGILITDHNVRETLSVCGRAYIFNEGEVIAKGSPDDILQDKRVLSVYLGRDFRL encoded by the coding sequence ATGAGTCAACTTTCTGCAATGTCGCTTGCCAAGCAATTTGGTGATCGACAGGTTGTTAAAAATATCTCCCTTGAAGTAAACAGTGGTGAAATTGTTGGCTTGCTTGGTCCCAATGGCGCCGGGAAAACCACCAGTTTTTATATGATTGTCGGATTGATCCCGGTTGATCATGGCAGTATTTTTCTTAATCAACAGGAACTTACCCATGAGCCCATTCATACCCGCGCCCAATTGGGTATAGGCTACCTGCCTCAAGAAGCTTCTGTTTTTCGTAAATTATCTGTTGAAGACAATCTATACGCCATTATCGAAACCCGAAAAAACCTCAGCCTTATTGCAAAACAGCAATTGCTGGAAAGGTTATTGGAAGAATTCCACATTGGTCATATCCGAAAATCAATGGGTATGGCTTTATCAGGCGGTGAAAGGCGCCGGGTGGAAATTGCCCGTGCTTTAGCCATGGATCCAAAATTTATCCTGCTGGATGAACCGTTTGCCGGTGTTGATCCGATTTCCGTTCTGGATATACAGGGTATTATCAAAGCGCTGGCTGCGAGAGGTATTGGTATTTTAATCACAGACCATAATGTGCGTGAGACACTGAGCGTCTGTGGGCGCGCTTATATTTTTAATGAAGGCGAAGTCATTGCCAAGGGCAGCCCCGACGATATCCTTCAGGATAAGCGTGTTCTTAGCGTTTATCTTGGACGGGACTTTCGCTTATGA
- a CDS encoding Txe/YoeB family addiction module toxin: MTKRLLSWTDEAWKDYLYWQGQDKKTLRRINKLITDVQRSPFEGIGKPEALKENLSGFWSRRIDDTHRLVYAVEDSAITIVSCRYHY, from the coding sequence ATGACTAAACGCTTATTGTCATGGACTGACGAGGCTTGGAAAGATTATCTCTACTGGCAAGGTCAGGATAAAAAAACACTACGCCGAATCAACAAATTGATCACCGATGTTCAACGCAGTCCCTTTGAAGGGATCGGCAAACCGGAGGCCTTAAAAGAAAATCTATCCGGTTTCTGGTCGCGACGGATTGATGATACCCATCGCTTGGTTTATGCCGTTGAGGATTCAGCGATTACGATTGTTTCTTGTCGGTATCATTATTAA
- the prlC gene encoding oligopeptidase A, whose translation MSNPLLENHRLPPFSAIKAKHVEPAIDHALSTARNKIDTILSTLSEPTWDTLVQPMEDMDALIDSVWSPVSHMNSVVNSEELRQAYNACLPKLSEFSTELGQNEMLYQAYKAIAEGAEYQKLDTAQKKVIDNAVRDFRLSGVELDQQQRDEFKKLSQQMTERTAKFEENLLDATHAWRKLITDESLLSGLPPSTIEMAEQMAKREGEEGWLFTLDFPSYMPVMSYADNRELREEMYTAFATKASDQGPNAGKWDNTEVMLDILNLRHQLANLLGFANHAERSLATKMAQSPQQVLDFLQDLAKRSKPIAEQEYAELRAFAKSTADQDQLEAWDVTYFAEKLRQQRYSISQEELKPYFPENKVVNGLFAVVNRLYGLDIRERTDVDVWHKDVRFFEIVAENGNVRAQFYLDLYARQHKRGGAWMDECKARRRTAEGIEIPVAFLTCNFSEPVGDKPALFTHDEVTTLFHEFGHGLHHMLTKIEYAGVSGINGVAWDAVELPSQFMENWCWEREALDLISGHYQTGEKLPDDLFDKMLAARNFQSAMMMLRQLEFSLFDFRLHLEFNPNEPNQVDKILEQVRNEVTVVKPPKFNRFAHSFAHIFAGGYAAGYYSYKWAEVLSADAFSKFEEKGIFDRQTGLEFLEAILEQGGSREPMELFIEFRGREPQIDALLRHTGIAA comes from the coding sequence ATGAGCAATCCATTATTGGAAAACCACCGTCTACCGCCATTTTCCGCAATTAAAGCAAAGCATGTTGAGCCCGCAATTGATCACGCATTAAGCACGGCTCGCAATAAAATTGACACTATTTTGAGCACGCTTTCAGAGCCAACATGGGACACATTGGTACAGCCAATGGAAGATATGGATGCATTGATTGACAGTGTCTGGTCGCCGGTCAGCCATATGAATTCGGTGGTCAACTCAGAAGAGCTGCGTCAGGCCTACAACGCCTGTTTGCCTAAACTCAGCGAGTTTTCGACTGAGTTGGGCCAGAATGAAATGCTGTATCAAGCCTATAAAGCCATTGCTGAAGGCGCTGAATATCAGAAACTGGATACGGCGCAGAAGAAAGTCATTGATAACGCCGTTCGTGATTTTCGTTTGTCAGGTGTTGAGCTGGATCAGCAGCAACGTGATGAATTTAAAAAGCTGTCACAACAAATGACTGAACGCACCGCCAAATTTGAAGAAAATTTACTGGATGCAACTCACGCCTGGCGTAAGTTGATCACAGACGAGTCATTATTATCAGGTTTACCGCCATCCACCATTGAAATGGCTGAGCAAATGGCCAAACGCGAAGGTGAGGAAGGCTGGTTGTTTACCCTTGACTTCCCATCGTATATGCCAGTCATGTCCTACGCCGATAATCGTGAATTGCGAGAGGAAATGTATACCGCGTTTGCCACCAAGGCTTCCGATCAGGGACCGAATGCCGGTAAATGGGATAACACTGAAGTGATGCTGGATATTCTGAACCTGCGTCATCAGTTGGCTAACCTGCTAGGGTTTGCCAATCATGCTGAACGTTCTTTGGCCACCAAAATGGCGCAATCACCGCAACAGGTTCTGGACTTTCTGCAGGATTTAGCCAAGCGCTCCAAACCGATTGCCGAGCAGGAATATGCCGAATTACGCGCCTTTGCCAAATCCACTGCCGATCAGGATCAACTTGAGGCCTGGGATGTCACCTATTTTGCAGAAAAACTGCGTCAGCAACGTTATTCGATCTCACAGGAAGAATTAAAACCGTACTTCCCGGAAAACAAAGTGGTGAATGGCCTGTTTGCCGTAGTCAACCGTTTATACGGTCTGGATATTCGGGAACGCACGGATGTAGATGTCTGGCACAAAGACGTACGCTTCTTTGAAATTGTTGCCGAGAATGGCAACGTACGTGCTCAGTTCTATCTGGATTTATACGCCCGTCAGCACAAACGTGGTGGCGCATGGATGGATGAATGCAAGGCTCGCCGTCGCACTGCCGAAGGCATTGAAATTCCAGTGGCGTTTTTGACCTGTAATTTCTCTGAACCCGTCGGCGATAAACCGGCTTTGTTTACCCATGATGAAGTGACTACCTTATTCCATGAATTCGGTCACGGTCTGCATCATATGCTGACAAAAATTGAATATGCCGGTGTGTCGGGTATTAATGGTGTGGCGTGGGATGCGGTCGAGCTGCCAAGTCAGTTTATGGAAAACTGGTGCTGGGAGCGTGAAGCATTGGATTTAATTTCCGGCCATTATCAAACCGGTGAAAAACTGCCTGATGATTTGTTCGACAAAATGCTGGCGGCTCGTAACTTCCAATCGGCAATGATGATGTTACGTCAGCTGGAATTCTCGTTATTTGACTTCCGGTTGCATCTGGAGTTTAACCCGAATGAGCCGAATCAGGTCGACAAGATTCTGGAACAGGTGCGTAACGAAGTCACCGTGGTGAAGCCTCCCAAATTCAATCGCTTTGCCCACAGCTTTGCCCATATCTTTGCTGGTGGTTATGCCGCAGGTTATTACAGCTATAAATGGGCCGAAGTGCTGTCCGCCGATGCGTTTTCCAAGTTTGAAGAGAAGGGTATCTTTGATCGGCAGACCGGTCTGGAATTTCTTGAAGCCATTCTGGAGCAGGGTGGTTCTCGCGAACCGATGGAGCTGTTTATTGAGTTCCGTGGCCGCGAACCGCAGATTGATGCATTGTTAAGACATACCGGCATTGCTGCATAA
- a CDS encoding MlaA family lipoprotein translates to MFDLKVFSRLSLLGLMVLFTGCATVQTPDERDPYESYNRAMYQFNDTVDRAVLKPVAKGYDAVVPDAISWGVSNFFSNLNDITVAINSLLQGKFSQAADDTGRFLLNSTVGVAGIFDVAGHAGNKKRNEDFGQTLGTWGAEPGAYIVLPFFGPRTVRDSFGLVGDMFTDPVMYVEGPGARNAFAGTRLVDTRANLLKSERVLDEATDDEYAYVRNAYLQRRQYLVYDGNPPDNDDFDLFDDQ, encoded by the coding sequence ATGTTCGATCTAAAAGTTTTTTCCAGGCTCAGCCTGCTCGGTTTAATGGTTCTGTTCACAGGTTGTGCCACCGTGCAAACGCCTGATGAACGTGATCCATATGAAAGCTATAACCGTGCAATGTATCAATTTAACGATACCGTTGATCGCGCAGTGTTAAAGCCTGTTGCCAAGGGTTACGATGCAGTAGTTCCTGATGCGATTAGCTGGGGCGTCAGCAATTTCTTCAGTAACCTGAATGACATTACGGTCGCTATTAACAGCCTGTTGCAAGGTAAATTCAGTCAGGCAGCCGATGATACTGGTCGTTTTCTGTTAAATAGCACCGTCGGGGTGGCAGGTATCTTTGATGTTGCCGGTCATGCTGGCAATAAGAAACGTAACGAAGATTTCGGTCAGACACTGGGAACCTGGGGTGCTGAACCCGGCGCTTACATCGTATTACCGTTTTTTGGTCCCCGCACTGTGCGTGACTCATTTGGTTTAGTTGGCGATATGTTTACTGACCCGGTGATGTATGTTGAAGGTCCGGGTGCACGTAATGCCTTTGCAGGAACACGTTTGGTGGATACCCGTGCCAACCTGCTCAAGTCAGAACGGGTTCTGGATGAAGCCACCGATGACGAATATGCATACGTAAGAAATGCCTATCTGCAACGTCGTCAATATCTGGTTTATGATGGTAATCCACCTGATAATGATGATTTTGATTTGTTCGATGACCAGTAA
- a CDS encoding DksA/TraR family C4-type zinc finger protein, giving the protein MAGGWSRDGAVQDQIDASVEDGIQQVRSRLPKGESLTHCEECEKEIPLARREAVPGVRLCVKCQEMIDKENKALNLFNRRGSKDSQLR; this is encoded by the coding sequence ATGGCTGGAGGTTGGTCTCGTGATGGTGCGGTGCAGGATCAGATTGATGCCAGTGTTGAAGATGGTATCCAACAGGTCCGTTCTCGTTTACCCAAAGGCGAAAGCCTGACGCATTGTGAAGAGTGCGAAAAGGAAATCCCCCTGGCACGTCGTGAAGCTGTGCCGGGCGTACGTCTTTGTGTGAAATGTCAGGAAATGATCGATAAAGAAAACAAGGCGTTAAATCTATTTAATCGACGTGGTAGTAAGGACAGTCAGTTACGCTAA
- a CDS encoding KpsF/GutQ family sugar-phosphate isomerase, whose product MKIDSDKLKKLALAVIDTELESVTLLRDRVDDDFVRACDYLLQCQGRIVVIGMGKSGHIGSKIAATLASTGSPAFFVHPGEASHGDLGMITDKDVVLALSNSGETAEILTILPLIKRLGVPLITMSGRMDSTLSLCADATINVSVKKEACPLGLAPTSSTTVALIMGDALAIALLETRGFTAEDFALSHPGGNLGRRLLLRVSDIMHTGAAIPKVNEQALLREALIEMSDKSLGMTAVVDNDDKLVGIFTDGDLRRVLAQEVNILTATLKDHMTQHCKTGQAEMLAAEALQMMQQYKINGLLITDNNHKLIGALNMHDLLRAGVV is encoded by the coding sequence ATGAAAATAGATTCGGATAAATTAAAAAAGCTTGCTCTGGCAGTCATCGATACCGAGCTGGAGTCTGTGACTTTGCTTCGCGATAGAGTTGATGATGATTTTGTTCGTGCCTGTGATTATCTGCTGCAGTGTCAGGGTCGTATTGTGGTGATTGGCATGGGAAAATCCGGTCATATCGGCAGTAAAATCGCGGCGACGCTGGCCAGCACCGGCAGCCCGGCATTTTTTGTTCATCCCGGTGAAGCCAGTCATGGTGATTTGGGCATGATCACCGACAAAGATGTTGTTCTGGCTTTATCCAACTCGGGTGAAACTGCGGAGATTCTGACCATATTGCCATTGATTAAACGACTTGGTGTGCCATTAATCACAATGAGTGGTCGGATGGATTCAACACTTTCGTTATGCGCTGACGCGACTATCAACGTCAGTGTTAAAAAAGAAGCCTGCCCATTGGGATTAGCCCCGACATCCAGTACCACCGTCGCACTGATAATGGGTGATGCACTGGCCATTGCGTTATTAGAAACCCGAGGCTTTACTGCTGAAGATTTTGCCTTATCTCATCCGGGCGGCAATCTTGGTCGTCGATTATTATTACGTGTTAGCGACATCATGCATACCGGCGCAGCGATCCCTAAAGTGAATGAACAGGCATTACTGCGTGAGGCACTGATTGAAATGTCTGACAAAAGCCTGGGCATGACAGCCGTGGTGGATAATGATGACAAGCTGGTGGGGATCTTCACCGATGGTGATTTGCGTCGAGTCCTGGCACAGGAAGTGAATATTCTGACAGCCACTCTTAAAGATCATATGACTCAACATTGTAAAACAGGCCAGGCAGAGATGCTGGCCGCAGAAGCATTGCAAATGATGCAACAATACAAAATCAATGGTTTGTTAATTACCGATAACAACCATAAATTAATTGGTGCTTTGAATATGCACGATTTATTGCGTGCTGGCGTAGTCTGA
- a CDS encoding calcium/sodium antiporter translates to MTSFLFISAIISGFTLLIWGADKFIDGAAGIASNLGVAPLIVGLTIVGFGTSAPEMIVSAIAAFDGAPALGIGNAIGSNITNVGLVLGVTILVAPLAVHSITLRREFPVLVFIMFLSLLLLLWDMELNRIDGLVLFTGFILTLGGMAWLAVKSAQDDPLKIEFTQEYQQPKRSLKKSIILFLTGLIALLGGAKLLIWGATGVAQLLGISDLVIGLTVVAIGTSLPELAACISSALKNEHDIAVGNILGSNIFNLLAVLAMPGLIYPSKVDSLLLTRDFSFMIGLTIVLYLFARFCLKGRLGRPVGLLLLLIYAGYISLLAYQGVHNGI, encoded by the coding sequence ATGACTTCTTTTCTATTTATAAGCGCCATTATCAGTGGGTTTACCCTATTGATCTGGGGAGCGGATAAATTTATTGATGGTGCGGCAGGCATTGCATCGAATCTGGGCGTTGCTCCCTTGATTGTGGGGTTGACTATTGTCGGTTTTGGTACCTCTGCCCCAGAAATGATAGTTTCAGCAATCGCCGCATTTGACGGTGCTCCTGCCTTGGGTATTGGCAATGCCATTGGATCCAATATCACCAATGTTGGACTGGTTCTGGGCGTCACGATTCTGGTCGCTCCCCTAGCGGTTCACTCCATTACCTTGAGAAGAGAATTTCCGGTATTGGTCTTCATCATGTTTCTCTCCCTGCTGTTATTACTGTGGGATATGGAACTGAATCGGATTGATGGCCTGGTTCTGTTTACAGGGTTTATATTGACGCTAGGTGGTATGGCCTGGCTGGCCGTTAAAAGTGCTCAGGACGATCCGCTGAAGATTGAATTTACCCAGGAATATCAGCAGCCAAAACGCTCACTGAAAAAATCCATCATCCTTTTTTTGACTGGATTAATTGCCTTACTGGGGGGAGCCAAACTCTTAATCTGGGGGGCAACCGGTGTCGCACAATTGTTGGGCATTAGTGATTTGGTGATTGGTTTAACCGTCGTTGCTATTGGCACCAGCTTGCCGGAGTTAGCTGCCTGTATTTCTTCTGCTTTGAAAAATGAACATGATATTGCGGTTGGCAATATTCTCGGTTCAAATATCTTTAATTTGCTTGCGGTTCTTGCCATGCCGGGTCTGATTTACCCATCAAAAGTGGATTCACTACTGCTAACCCGTGATTTTAGCTTTATGATAGGTCTGACAATCGTGCTTTATCTGTTTGCACGGTTTTGTTTAAAAGGCCGTTTGGGACGTCCGGTTGGTTTATTATTACTGCTGATTTATGCCGGCTATATAAGTTTGCTGGCCTATCAAGGTGTGCATAACGGTATATGA